From Micromonospora rhizosphaerae, the proteins below share one genomic window:
- a CDS encoding sugar O-acetyltransferase — protein MRERMLAGDLYIADDPELAEHSLRALDLMDAYNATSARNPDERRRLLTELLGAVGGGTEIRPPLYVDYGKHIRIGARTFANFGLVALDVAPVIIGDDVQIGTNVQLLTPTHPLEPEPRRAKWEAAKPITIGDNVWLGSGAIVLAGVTVGENTVVGAGSVVTRDLSANVVAVGNPARVVRRLDLQSAADQR, from the coding sequence ATGCGCGAGCGGATGCTTGCCGGTGACCTCTACATCGCCGACGACCCTGAGTTGGCGGAGCACAGCCTCCGCGCGCTGGACCTCATGGACGCCTACAACGCCACCTCCGCGCGTAACCCAGACGAGCGGCGCCGGCTGCTGACCGAGCTGCTGGGCGCGGTCGGCGGCGGCACCGAGATCCGCCCGCCGCTGTATGTCGACTACGGCAAACACATCCGCATCGGTGCCCGTACGTTCGCGAACTTCGGCCTTGTCGCGTTGGATGTCGCCCCCGTCATCATCGGCGACGACGTGCAGATCGGGACGAACGTCCAGCTACTGACTCCGACCCACCCGCTGGAGCCGGAGCCACGCCGGGCGAAGTGGGAGGCCGCGAAGCCCATCACCATCGGCGACAACGTCTGGCTCGGCAGCGGAGCCATCGTCCTGGCCGGCGTGACCGTCGGGGAGAACACTGTGGTCGGTGCCGGGTCGGTCGTCACCCGGGATCTGTCAGCAAATGTCGTCGCGGTCGGCAACCCGGCCCGGGTCGTGCGCCGGCTCGACCTGCAATCCGCCGCCGACCAAAGATGA
- a CDS encoding TMEM175 family protein translates to MQTGRQAGSEPVPARIELEMVNPERLVFFSDAVIAIAITLLALELPAPVGQTNAELWRDLARNVNDYVAFLISFAVIGGHWFLHHRTFGHVARLSGRLVRWNMLWLLMIVLTPFVTRVIVGDGAFAARFTLYAAIQALASLFFLLAVLEMDRHGLARAGTPRSLFGNGYRILSVAAGAFAVSIPLAFVTHWAYACWAAIPFVARVRRLADAARRRPRRAMV, encoded by the coding sequence ATGCAGACCGGCCGCCAGGCGGGATCCGAACCGGTCCCGGCCCGAATCGAACTGGAGATGGTCAACCCCGAGCGGCTGGTCTTCTTCTCGGACGCGGTGATCGCCATCGCAATCACGTTGTTGGCGTTGGAACTGCCCGCCCCGGTCGGCCAGACAAACGCCGAGCTGTGGCGCGATCTGGCTCGCAACGTCAACGACTACGTGGCATTCCTCATCAGCTTCGCGGTGATCGGGGGCCACTGGTTCCTGCACCACCGCACGTTCGGTCACGTAGCCAGGCTGTCCGGCCGGCTGGTCCGCTGGAACATGCTGTGGCTGCTCATGATCGTGTTAACGCCGTTCGTCACCAGGGTCATCGTCGGCGACGGCGCATTCGCCGCACGGTTCACCCTCTACGCGGCGATCCAGGCGCTCGCGTCCCTCTTCTTCCTGCTGGCCGTGCTCGAGATGGACCGGCACGGACTGGCCCGGGCGGGCACACCGCGTTCGCTGTTCGGCAACGGCTACCGCATCCTGTCGGTCGCGGCCGGCGCGTTCGCGGTGTCCATCCCGTTGGCCTTCGTGACGCACTGGGCGTACGCGTGCTGGGCGGCCATTCCCTTCGTCGCGCGGGTGCGGCGTCTCGCCGACGCTGCGCGGCGGCGTCCACGGCGTGCGATGGTGTAG